The proteins below are encoded in one region of Picrophilus oshimae DSM 9789:
- a CDS encoding DEAD/DEAH box helicase family protein: MRIYYDAGTIVSDENTDPFLYDKRSGLYRAPAYLYNVIKKRYPDAIDDVINHKSLDINADINLRPYQIKSIEMWAKNDYNGVIVLPTAAGKTMIGIYAINMLKTTTLVIAPTIELVQQWRDKLKRFFGIEIGQIGGGEKDIKDITVITYDSAYLMAESLGNMFELLIADEVHHMAAESYIQIAKMYASRYRLGLTATYERPDKNHELLENYMGGKIFELGYEQLNDYISNFKIFRIPVELDDDMEIEYERNRKIFLDYIHNHDIKINGNMDFEHFILSSWNPEGREALMAWRRSREIAYNPKGKIEYLRYILSKHPGKKTIIFSEDTNTAYMISREFLVPALTYLTPPKERKRYLEMFRDGRITVLATSRILDEGVDVPDASIAVIMSGSGSTRQFRQRLGRILRPAPGKESILYELVSSNTYEYGTSRRRRKGVPIGLDDSA, translated from the coding sequence CAGATGAAAATACTGATCCATTTTTATATGATAAAAGGTCTGGACTGTACAGGGCTCCAGCATACCTTTATAATGTTATAAAGAAGAGATATCCTGACGCTATAGATGATGTTATAAATCATAAAAGCCTTGATATAAATGCTGATATAAATTTAAGGCCATATCAAATTAAATCTATAGAGATGTGGGCTAAAAATGATTACAACGGTGTTATAGTGCTTCCAACTGCGGCCGGCAAAACCATGATAGGAATATACGCAATAAACATGCTTAAAACAACAACGCTTGTGATAGCACCAACAATAGAGCTTGTGCAGCAGTGGAGGGATAAACTTAAAAGGTTTTTTGGAATAGAAATAGGCCAGATAGGCGGCGGTGAAAAGGATATAAAGGATATAACAGTTATTACATATGATTCCGCATATTTAATGGCAGAGAGCCTGGGGAACATGTTCGAGCTTTTAATAGCCGATGAGGTTCATCACATGGCTGCAGAGAGCTATATACAGATAGCAAAGATGTACGCATCAAGGTACAGGCTTGGTTTAACAGCAACGTATGAAAGGCCGGATAAAAACCATGAATTACTTGAAAATTACATGGGCGGAAAGATCTTTGAGCTTGGTTATGAGCAGCTAAACGATTACATATCAAATTTTAAAATCTTCAGGATACCTGTGGAGCTGGATGATGATATGGAAATTGAATATGAGAGGAATAGAAAGATCTTTCTTGATTATATACATAATCATGATATAAAGATAAATGGCAACATGGACTTTGAGCATTTCATATTATCATCATGGAATCCTGAAGGCCGTGAGGCACTGATGGCATGGAGAAGATCCAGGGAGATAGCATACAATCCAAAGGGTAAGATAGAATATCTTAGATACATTCTCAGCAAACATCCTGGAAAGAAGACGATAATATTCTCTGAGGATACAAACACAGCGTACATGATATCAAGGGAGTTCCTTGTACCAGCACTTACATATCTCACACCGCCGAAGGAGAGGAAAAGATACCTTGAGATGTTCCGTGATGGCAGGATAACTGTTCTTGCAACATCAAGAATACTTGATGAGGGTGTTGATGTCCCTGATGCATCGATTGCCGTTATAATGAGCGGTTCGGGCAGCACAAGGCAGTTCAGGCAGCGCCTTGGAAGGATATTAAGGCCGGCACCAGGTAAGGAAAGCATACTTTATGAGCTTGTTTCAAGCAATACTTACGAGTATGGAACCTCGAGAAGGAGGAGAAAAGGTGTTCCCATCGGACTTGATGATAGCGCGTAA
- a CDS encoding DUF790 family protein, whose amino-acid sequence MFPSDLMIARKTKTGIIYPVFLSDDNIDYARAVISAFTENTGKKKEVIENNLKEIELKFQNAKIIRALSLIMMRKSIFVPPVNIDAQALREYIFSMARIPPINSNEREMILKSAAESFNIDYIDIENAIYADKDSESILERPYNTDEGKLIREYNLEQLETVLLKCTELNISNASDWHFVITRIRRLGLLYEIKNDGDKIISVNITGPMALFENTERYGSKFSMLIRSIYKMNEWSLTASIKVKDFSGDKNIYTLKLSDSAKFFLPSGTIKPEHLPEHVSRGYPIIINNKFYFPDYIIDLDERIYVSINSDERPDNLNWINVYILSDRDKKKPGSIAFYNDMDWDELFNLISKKRNLSSEIDNYSIDEIKKKLDQIYPDSQGMIDYLESQGLIPLRVLPELGYKIKWKNLDIIIEKA is encoded by the coding sequence GTGTTCCCATCGGACTTGATGATAGCGCGTAAGACAAAGACCGGTATAATATACCCTGTTTTTCTATCCGATGATAATATTGATTATGCCAGGGCCGTAATATCTGCATTTACAGAGAATACAGGTAAAAAAAAGGAGGTAATAGAAAATAATTTAAAGGAAATAGAGTTGAAATTCCAGAATGCAAAGATTATAAGGGCCCTATCATTAATAATGATGAGAAAATCAATATTTGTGCCTCCTGTTAATATAGATGCCCAGGCATTAAGGGAATACATATTCTCAATGGCAAGGATACCACCAATAAACAGTAATGAAAGGGAAATGATACTCAAAAGCGCTGCCGAGTCATTTAATATTGATTATATCGATATTGAGAATGCAATCTATGCTGACAAGGACAGCGAGAGCATACTTGAAAGGCCATACAATACAGACGAGGGTAAACTTATAAGAGAGTACAACCTTGAGCAGCTTGAAACCGTCCTTTTAAAATGCACGGAATTAAACATCTCAAATGCAAGCGACTGGCACTTTGTAATAACAAGGATAAGAAGGCTTGGACTCTTATATGAGATCAAAAATGATGGTGATAAAATAATTTCAGTAAATATCACGGGCCCAATGGCATTATTCGAAAATACAGAAAGATACGGGTCAAAATTTTCAATGTTAATAAGATCGATATATAAAATGAATGAATGGTCATTAACTGCCTCGATAAAGGTAAAAGATTTCTCAGGCGATAAAAACATTTATACATTAAAATTAAGCGATAGTGCAAAGTTCTTTCTGCCCTCTGGGACCATTAAACCAGAGCATTTACCGGAGCATGTCAGCAGGGGATATCCAATAATAATAAACAACAAATTTTACTTTCCTGATTATATTATAGATCTTGATGAAAGGATATATGTAAGCATAAACAGTGATGAAAGACCGGATAATCTTAACTGGATCAATGTTTATATACTATCAGATAGGGATAAGAAGAAGCCTGGAAGCATAGCCTTTTACAATGACATGGACTGGGATGAATTGTTTAACCTAATATCCAAAAAAAGGAATTTAAGCTCCGAGATTGATAATTATTCAATAGATGAGATAAAGAAAAAACTTGATCAGATTTACCCGGACTCACAGGGGATGATCGATTACCTTGAATCGCAGGGCCTTATTCCGCTTAGGGTGCTTCCGGAGCTTGGATACAAGATAAAATGGAAAAACCTTGACATAATAATTGAAAAGGCCTAG
- a CDS encoding ABC transporter ATP-binding protein, with protein sequence MPVEIKNLYYDNGFKLKIEKLTIEDKKITGIIGPNGSGKSTLLNIIINYIKEWSGKIYINGRDVKEIPHIERARLIGIVFQEIPSTMNLKAIDVIEMSRYNDDQDDELINKISTSTGIKDLLYKDFNRLSGGERRLVMLASVMYRDPDIVMLDEPNSFLDPNHESRLFKIIKDMKNSGKTIIIVLHDVNLAYMLCDNIIAMKNGSLFMSGTNEIVNLNNMERLYDTGFMEISDGRAKFLFPKF encoded by the coding sequence TTGCCAGTTGAGATAAAAAATCTTTATTATGATAATGGCTTTAAATTAAAGATAGAAAAATTGACAATAGAGGATAAAAAGATTACCGGCATCATAGGCCCAAACGGCTCTGGAAAATCAACACTGCTTAATATAATAATAAATTACATAAAGGAATGGTCAGGGAAAATTTACATAAACGGCCGCGATGTAAAGGAGATACCGCATATTGAGCGTGCCAGGTTAATAGGCATAGTATTCCAGGAGATACCATCGACAATGAACCTAAAGGCCATAGACGTCATTGAAATGTCGAGATATAATGATGATCAGGATGATGAACTTATAAATAAGATATCAACCAGCACAGGAATAAAGGATCTTTTATATAAGGATTTTAACAGGCTGAGCGGTGGTGAGAGGCGTCTTGTTATGCTTGCCTCCGTGATGTACCGTGATCCTGATATAGTAATGCTTGATGAGCCGAACAGCTTCCTTGACCCAAACCACGAATCCAGGCTTTTTAAAATCATAAAGGATATGAAAAATTCTGGGAAAACCATCATAATTGTGCTTCACGACGTTAATCTTGCATACATGCTGTGCGATAATATAATAGCGATGAAAAATGGCTCCCTTTTTATGTCAGGAACAAATGAAATCGTAAACTTAAACAACATGGAAAGGCTTTATGATACTGGTTTCATGGAGATTTCAGATGGCAGGGCCAAATTTCTCTTTCCAAAATTCTAG